Genomic DNA from Halobaculum sp. CBA1158:
CTGCCGACATGGCGTCGCCTGTGAACCACCTAGGGGTCAAGCCTCGAGGCACTCAACCAGTTCCGCCTGTAGACAAAGTTGGTTACAGAGATGCAAGGAGAAAGCTCACGGCTTCAGCCGTGGGATATCACTCCGAGAATTCTTCGAGCTTCTGTACGATTCTCGTGTAGACAGCAGGCGCACAATACCACCCGTCGTCGATCATCGCATCGATGACCGTCCGTGCCTCGTCAACACTGATCGCATCCTGCTTTGCGAGTGTCAAGACGAGATACGCTGTCCCTCGGGTTGTGATCCCCTCAGCTGCGGCAACGTCACGGCCATACGTCTCGTCCATGAGAGCAACACCGTCGTGTGTCTCGGCACAGGCAAGGACGGCAACATCAGCGTCGCTGAGATTGTCGTTGGTTTGGAGTCGTGACCGGAGTGGGGACGTCTCAACTGCAATGATATCGAACCAGCCCTCCTCAACGCTGCGCTCGATACGTCGGGCGTCCGGATATCCCGCTTCGATACCGGTGGTGACGACTTCCTCGTAGACTAATTCAGGGATACCACACGACGTCTCAAGCTGCTGGACGAGTGTGAGTCGGTCGACCTTCGCGAGGTAGATGAGTGGCGTCGCGTCGAAAACCCACATTCACAGCGCCTCGAGGTCCGCGTCGAGATGATCCTCGGCCACCCAGGTGATATCGTGTTCGTTGGCGAGCTGTGCAAAGTCCCAGACAGACATTCCCGCCAGCTCAGCCGCTTTACTGAACGTGATGGTCCCAGCCGCAAGTCGGTCGAGTGCTCGTTGGCGCTGCCACTCATCAAGACTTTCTGAGAGAAGCTTTCGAACAGCCGTACTTCGGTCGAGGTTTTCGTCTTCGAGGTATGCGTCGAGTTCTGCTTCCAACTCATCGGGCACGCGTGCCGAGATCGTTCCCATATAGTTTACAATGTATGCATTGCATACAAAGATTCCGGCGACCCGTCTCTGTTCCGCATCACCCCCACGTCTACCGACCATCGAGCACATACCCGAAGAGTCCGCTGACCACGATTGCAACTGCGTTGGCCACCAAATACG
This window encodes:
- a CDS encoding DUF3368 domain-containing protein; translated protein: MWVFDATPLIYLAKVDRLTLVQQLETSCGIPELVYEEVVTTGIEAGYPDARRIERSVEEGWFDIIAVETSPLRSRLQTNDNLSDADVAVLACAETHDGVALMDETYGRDVAAAEGITTRGTAYLVLTLAKQDAISVDEARTVIDAMIDDGWYCAPAVYTRIVQKLEEFSE
- a CDS encoding UPF0175 family protein, producing MGTISARVPDELEAELDAYLEDENLDRSTAVRKLLSESLDEWQRQRALDRLAAGTITFSKAAELAGMSVWDFAQLANEHDITWVAEDHLDADLEAL